Proteins encoded together in one Mercenaria mercenaria strain notata chromosome 18, MADL_Memer_1, whole genome shotgun sequence window:
- the LOC128550470 gene encoding tigger transposable element-derived protein 6-like translates to MDETGLFFRDTTRKSYHFKDSELVGGKRSKERITVSLCASMTGEKLKPLVIGKAARPRCFSKIDPEKLPVTYRNNKKAWMTGELMTEWLRTVDKQMKKQRRNILSFLDNAPAHPDLKLNNVKLVFLPPNTTALSQPMDQGIIQALKLKFRNRQLSYIVSQMERTDTVGSQVLKEISILDAIYWINGSWKEVTPTTIQKCFAKCGFDQISESDLVVNECDSDDDSDDDDDEVPLAVLRMSHELFGCEYHELVDLDKSVPTCDENNSIVDWDKNAGDILIELQSSKDVCDNDECDDGVDSDRPETVITMSEASDMLDKLKMFALSKGQDKWLDNIMDLQDMFVSCRAETQCKQTRIHEFFERK, encoded by the exons ATGGATGAGACTGGTTTGTTCTTCCGAGACACAACAAGGAAATCGTATCATTTCAaag atTCAGAACTGGTTGGTGGAAAACGCTCTAAGGAACGCATTACTGTTTCGCTGTGTGCTTCTATGACCGGGGAGAAGCTCAAACCACTAGTGATTGGTAAAGCTGCACGTCCGAGATGCTTCAGCAAAATAGATCCGGAAAAACTACCTGTGACCtacagaaacaacaaaaaagcGTGGATGACCGGTGAACTCATGACAGAATGGCTAAGGACGGTTGACAAACAAATGAAGAAACAACGCAGGAACATCTTGTCATTCTTGGACAACGCGCCTGCACATCCGGACTTGAAACTTAACAATGTTAAACTTGTCTTCTTGCCACCTAATACAACTGCTCTTTCGCAGCCAATGGACCAGGGTATCATTCAGGCTCTTAAGTTGAAGTTCAGGAATCGTCAGCTCTCGTACATTGTGTCACAAATGGAACGTACGGATACAGTTGGTTCACAAGTGTTAAAGGAAATTTCCATTCTAGATGCTATTTACTGGATTAACGGTTCGTGGAAGGAGGTGACTCCAACCACAATTCAGAAGTGTTTCGCAAAGTGTGGATTTGATCAGATAAGTGAAAGTGATCTTGTTGTTAATGAATGTGATagtgatgatgatagtgatgatgatgatgatgaagtgCCCTTAGCTGTCTTAAGAATGTCTCATGAGTTGTTCGGGTGTGAATACCACGAATTGGTAGATTTAGATAAATCTGTTCCGACGTGCGACGAGAATAATTCCATTGTTGACTGGGATAAGAATGCAGGTGATATCTTAATTGAACTGCAGTCAAGCAAAGATGTTTGTGATAATGATGAGTGTGATGATGGTGTTGACTCAGACAGACCTGAAACTGTGATCACAATGTCTGAGGCTAGTGATATGCTTGATAAACTGAAAATGTTTGCTCTCAGTAAAGGACAGGATAAGTGGCTTGATAACATTATGGATTTGCAAGACATGTTTGTAAGTTGCCGTGCAGAGACTCAATGTAAGCAGACTAGAATTCATGagttttttgaaagaaaataa